The following is a genomic window from Hypanus sabinus isolate sHypSab1 unplaced genomic scaffold, sHypSab1.hap1 scaffold_251, whole genome shotgun sequence.
agatgttcaacacgagagagagagagagagagagagagagagagagacagacagacagacagactgactgctCGGAGATGGTGTTATGGTTTCGCTGCAAGCTTGTttacacttttacaaggacactgtcagcttctgtgttcttacagagagagaagggaggaactgtttgatggacagcctgggctcagcacggtgagataagtaggaggtccgctgatagacctccagacacatggttttggacactgaatgagctttgttgtgtccacagaaaaagtTGGGCTTTGGAAGATCGATCCGgagcatcgatcagtggctctcgcagtgtgaaaaggctgtgaccggtggggagttattcgtgtgtccatccctcgcctgggttaataactccaccactgaagaacggtcccgtttgtagtgtcacagtcggtgacttccaaaggatttcggaggacgacggggctatcgacggcgtcagcttacctgaagacacaaacctctccttctctctctccatcactgctcgactcaatcccacgaactgaaccgaacttcactcatcaccgtcagacggtatccattcaccccgaggcgtgaagaagcttggctttcctatttccacacacacacacacacacacacacacacacataatcattgctaacctggttgatatatctgcatttatattgctgtatcgcgtagttactaataaacagcaTTAGTTtacagcaataccagactccacggtgttttctatttctgctggttctttgacccgtcacggggtacctaacagtatctactccaaatataaaagattaaaggAAATAAACAGAATTTAACAGTGTAATGCGGATATATAGCTCCCAAACTGtcaagcttgggaaacaatgcttaaagtcttcagatggtaaattagaaaaattcagtaatctacggaataagtgagtgaggggagagatttgtaaatccactcgaaaatgtagagagaaggcaattacgaagaattccacacacattccacgctgggtaaacgaaataacagtcgccaaagatcttatccgtcgattagctccgaaatccacttagaaatatcaccaggtgacagtcacaggaatatcgtcttcaagtgattaccacagaacaccccgattccaggtaagggccaacaaaagtgataccaccggatactccagcaaatccacacatatggattatacgaagtgacagtcacacatccgttgtgcactgcgtgccgatgatcagatcaaccgtaccttttgggcatggaagagttgcagcctatagcagtcacacgctgaagttccaacagcttgtctccctctccctctcccgctccctcaggctgccgcagcttgtgtctgacgtcacagccccgcctcactcaggcacttaaagcgacactcacagtaaacgaacctgcggtctcgtaacacaatgcacctctaaagtctgacagcaggcAAGCGAGTGAaacttcgatggtgcagagtcagaaacaaaagagttgccagcctgaatcaggggctccagggagaaatggggtccagaggaggaggacgaataagaccagcaggatgtggttaaaagtgaaagattagaagcatttggaaactggttgatcgaaaaaaaagggggttaatttctgcaaaacacaggtggaaatcaacagatctggcagaagttttggagaggaataaatagaaaacgtttaggcagagccccttccgcatgcctagcctgtgtactccgctgcttagttgctctctgaattgttttgtgtgtatgcgtctctgtatttccagcaactgcagaaactcctgtgttttatatctgcattttactttggcattagatacacgttgatattgagtatattgcttatgggagccgctttctgcgttaaaacagctgcagattttttctatacccaagataaaaaaaaatgagatatggacattgaaccagtgCTTACAGAAatctttaatggcaccgtgattacccatagggccatgagTTAAGAatttcatcggcgcttcagcgccgatgaaatgcgcaggcgtcaggctgaggccgtccctgagtttcacgcatgcgcgcagtacacagaAGCAACTGAAAATGTCGGCTGCAGGTAAGAGTGATTCTCCgagtttttatcttaaacaccgacttcgggataattcctctgaatttcggacaccgtgaccagcaaccccgggacagtcatgccctcttccctctctctcagccccacaatccgtacacggaccccggggagcttccggctgatgagggaatgggaaccgatggatctctcagacagagctgagctccagctatctaaacgcAAGGAttgggaactcggagaaagggaacaaaatcttttacatcaccagttgagaaaatcggcattagtactcttttccatagatgctgcctggcctgctgagctcctccagtattttgtgtgtgttgcttccgcTACCTCTTCTTGCTCTGGACTACTCTACCGGTGAGAACatattttgtcccattctctctgggtacgtaatgacatcaaacacctttgccctgggcaacaagtagctttcacatcacaaatgtgccagactccagtgagacagactactgcccttcccttcatattcattgggatttcattcactgagttcaccaccgtcagtcattgggggcggattcagggggaatatttatgtcGAATACAGAAACTAGtaatgcctgtttgcattttggtgatgcaaaaCTTGctagagaatttgcaagtgggaagaagtagagtgatatttggaaatctgactttttaaagcgtaATTTAGCAAGGAAAgcacatatggacaatgtgcgaaagctttggtgagaaaatcctccatttcctgttacaggcctgctacataggttgtgtgagagtacagatgaactcgatcaaacccagaggagatcaaagttcctattgaccgTGATTGGCTAGCTGTGAAAATgagtacctctctatataaaattcactgtgcacatattgtcactgggtaaaaaatgcaCAGTAAAAGATTAAtgtgcacactggttattacaaattagaggggaaattattacaaattagaggggtattggaggaaaggaggggagacctccagtgtccctgatgccctcacctacaagatttGCATCCAGCTGTagtttgtaaccctgcacttcaatgagctgcaatttgaaatgggtgaattccagatcatccatcagttggaggaggtgatagaaatgacacgaagagaggtgagttactcccaaggtgcaggacacaggaaactgtgtgagaatcaggaaggggaatgaggttaaataggcatcgcagagtactctagtggccatcccccacaacaacaggtggaccactttagaagctgttggggggaattacctggcagaggaaagtcaaaaggGTTATAGGGGATTTGtcagttagaggaacagaacaagaggggatgaatatcctagtggtaaggcttgctagtggtagtgagcaggggagggagtgatgtggttaaaataattTGTAGGGGgaaggggagccagaatgacagaacagatagtggagagggtgaattgaattgactttattaaatacgtacttcataaacatgaggagtagaaagatttaccttacatctccatctaaatgtgcaatctatTTATATAGATAGTTTGCACATAGGACggtcaatataacatcgaaatgcaattgtatcagcatgaattaatcagtctgatggcctggtggatgatgatgtcccagagcctgttgctccttttgctgtggtaccgtttcctggatggtggcagcaggaacagtttgtggttgtggtgaattgggccTGTTTGTCCCTGATATTcattgggccctttttacacacctatctgtgtaaatgtactgaatcatggaaagtagattgtgccatgtataatttccttgtttatatttagagacatttttaggtgtataaactgatgaggggtattgagcgtgtgGGTGACCAGAGGTTTtttacccagggttgaaatggttaacacgagggggcatagttttaaggtgcttagaaatagATCCgatgggatgtcaggggtaagatttttacacagagagtggtgcgtgcgtggaatgcactgccagcagcagtggtccgggcagatacaatggggtcttttaacagcctcttagacaggtacatggagcatagaaaaacagCGGGCTGTGtgcgagggaaattctaggcagttactAGAGTAGGTCACATGCTCGGCACAACATttgaggctgaatggcctggaatatgctgtagatttctctcTTCTATTTTGAACAGTGAAATATCTTCCGCTTTAAACTGTACAGGATCCACGATTTAAATGccgcttttccacactcccatagaccctttgtccatctcctgagtaaacagagatggaaaaatatttaagatctcccccatctgctttgtttCCACTCGTGGATTggcattccggtcttccagaggaccaactttgtgccttgcaatccttttgctcttaatctatcactagaaATCCCTAGAGTTTctgtctttaccttttattctgacacacacatacccactttgtactttcaaaatttcgctttgaaggcttcccatttaccaaacacacctttgccataaagcagcctgtcccagtccacagttgccagatcctataTCTTAATTCCTGGTCCATGCCCtgaactcatccacctttcctacgctgctccttgtattgcaatatacagggttcagcatattcactgcaccatgctcaacgttttcattcctgactttgtcggaggactgaacaacatctgtctccacaaccccaccacaatctgttctgttattcagggtcccattccccctgcaactttagtttaaccctccttacccccacctcccaccatgcagctctatcacccctttggctttcctctcccagatcaataaaaaggaagtgcataccaggtacaggcagataggaacaaatggggtacttatgaaatacaggaaattcaagtgaacacttatgaaagaaataaaagaaggcatgaggttgctccagcagacaaggtgaaggagaatcctcagggattctgcagatacgtTAAGagtaaaaagattgcaagggaaaaaatgaatcctctgcaagatcagaatggtaatccatatgaggagacgAAATAGATGGGGAGATtatttctattattattattattattattataaaggtcaagtcaagtcaaattttattgtcattttgaccatgactgctggtacagtgcacagtaaaaatgagacaatgtttttcaggaccatggtttacatgacacagaacaaaaaactagactgaactacgtaataaaagaacacagagaaagctacactagactacagacttacacTGGACTGCACaaattgcacaaaacagtaccggcattacaataagtaataagcaggacagtagggcaaggtgtcagtccaggcttcggttattgaggagtctgatagcttgggggaaaaaacagttacatagtctggtcgtgagagcccaaatgctttggagccttttcccagacggcaggagggagaagagtttgtatgaggggtgtgtggggtccttcataatgctgtttccttttcagatgcagcgtgtagtgtaaatgtccgtgatggcgggaagagagaccccaatgatcttctcagctgacctcactatccgctgcaggatcttgcgatccgagatggtgcagttTCCGAACTAGCCAGTTATACAGCTGCtccggatgctctcaatacaacccctgtagaatgtgatgaggatggtggggtgggggggggggaggcggggGGGATGGACTTTCCTGAGCCaacgcaaaaagtagagatgctgctgggcattctttgctatggagctggtgttgatggaccaggtgagattctccatcaggtgaacaccaagaaatttggtgctctttatgatttatctgtatttactcaggagatggacacagagtctgtagaagtgaggcaaagcagcatcaacttcagggaccctgtacagattacagaggtggaggcttTTGCTGTGTtcaggcaaattagtgtggatcaatccccagggcctgacggggCTTGGACCCTGAGGAGGAGAAGTACAGAAATTTTCGGGgcccaagcacagatatttaaatcaccctTAGTGAAGGACTGGAGGACAGCCAGTGTTGTTCCGCTGTGTAAGAAAGGCTCAAAAAATAAACTAGGGAATTATATGTTTGTGagattgacatcagtagtgggaaagttattggatcaTATGAGCAGGAACCggatatataattatttggatagatgtggactgattaaggagagacagcatggctttgtgcatggtaggtcatgtctaaccaatgttatagagtctctcgaggaagttatcagggaagtggatgaagacaaggcagtggatgttgtgtacatggactttagcaaggcacttgacaaagtctcatatgggaggttggtcaagaaggttcagtcactcagcattctagatgagacagtaaattggatgagacactgtctttgggagaagccagagtgtggtagcagatggttgcctctctgactggaacctGTGACTCGTGGTggccacagggatcaatgctggatctgttgttgtttgtcatctatatcagtagtctggatgataacgtggttagctggatcagcaaatttttggATGACATCAAAATTGGGGTGTAATGAACAGCGAGGAGGACTGTCATAGCTTGCAGTACGATCTGgatcagctagaaaaatgggttaagaaatgcaaaatggaatttaatggagacaagtgcgaggtgttgcattttggtaggaactAGGTCTTAAATAGTGACTGGTCGGGCCCAGAGGAGTGCTGTAGtagaaaggaatctgggaatacaggtcagtaattcactgaaagtggtgtcacagttcgaTAGGGACAGAAAGAAAGATTTTGACATATTGGCCTTCTTGAACCAacgtatcaatagacaatagatgcagaagtagaccattcggcccctcgagtctgcacccccattctgagatcatggctgatcattcacaatcagtacccagtccctgccttgtccccatatcccttgattcccctatccatcagatatctatctagctccttcttgaaagcatccagagaattggcctccactgtcttccgaggcagtgcattccacacctccacaactctctgggagaagaagctcttcctcaactctgttttaaataactgacctcttattctcaatccatgccctctggtactggactctcccaacacctggaacatatttcctgcctcaatcctatcaaatcctttaattatcttaaacgtttcaatcggatcccctctcaatctcctcaattccagtgtgtacaagcccaatctctccaacccctctgcgtaagacagccctgccatcccaggaatcaacctagtgaatctacgctgcacttcctcaattgccagaatgtccttccttaaacctggagaccaaaactgtacacaatattccaggtgtggtctcaccagggccctgtacaaatgcaaaaggacatccttgctcttgtactcaattccccttgtaataaaggccaacattgcatttgccctcttcactgcctgttgcacttgctcattcaccttcattgactggtgaactaggactcctaggtctctttgcatttctcccttacctaactctacactgttcagacaatactctgccctcttgttcctgcttccaaagtggataacttcacatttattcacattgaatgacatctgccaagtatctgcccactcacccagcctatccaagtctccctgtattctcctaacgtcctcttcgcatgtcacactgccacccagtttagtatcgtcagcaaacttgctgatatagttttcaatgccctcatctaaatcgttgacataaatcataaagagctgtggtcccaatacagagccctgtggtaccccactagtcacctccagccagtccgagaaacacccattcactgctaccctttgctttctatctgccaaccagttttctatccatgttgaaaccctgcccccaatgccatgagctctgattttactcaccaatctccgatgtggcaccttatcgaatgccttcggaaaatctaggtatacaacatccactggcttaccatCGTCTAActtccttgttacaccctcaaaaaactccaacagattagtcaagcatgatttgcccttggtaaatccatgctggctcggcctaaacctattattccagataccagcactgtgcccagttagaaggtgatttctctgtccaacttgggttgaagttcactgtgacagtgtgatgtcagatcacaccttgGAAGCTCAGGTGATCTGATCTCAAATGTTGTCCTTCAACCACTGAtggatttttaaatctttttacaggttgaaaaccacaaggaatttgtctacgggaattcaatcaaccatccttcctgctcagactgtggggagggattcactcggtcatcagaCCAACTGGCACATctgtcattttacacaggggagaggccgttcaccttgTCCGACGtcgggaatggattcactcggtcatctgacctgatggctcaccagcgagtgcACACcagggagcggccattcacctgctcagactgtgggaagggattcacactgtcatcccgcctacagagacaccagcgagttcacaccggggagcgaccattcacctgctcagaatgtgggaaagggttcactcagtcatctgaactactggcacatcagtctgttcacactggggagaggccgtttacctgctcagaatgtgggaagggattcactcagttatccaacctacagagtcaccaacgagttcacactggggagaagccattcatctgctcaaactgtgggaagggattcactcagtcagccACACTAcaaagacaccagtcagttcacactggggagaggccgttcacttgcacaaactgtgggaagagattcactcagtcatccaacctattggcacaccggtcagttcacactggggagaggccgttcacctgcgcatactgtggaaagggattcacacggtCATCCAACCTATTGGCACaccggtcagttcacactggggagtggccattcacctgcagtgaatgtgggaagggattcactcagtcatccaaactactaacacatcagtcagttcacactggggagaggccgttcacctgcggtgaatgtgggaagggattcactcagttatctcatctactgagacaccagcgagttcacactgggtagaggccgttcacctgctcagactttgagaagagattctctcagctaTCTCCACCAAATGTGTGTCAttcagttcacacaggggagtgaCTGTTCagctgctgtgaatgtggggaaAGATTCACTCAGTAATCAAACCTTGTGATACACTACAGGTttcacacaggggagaaagtttcaatgagctgcatgctggatatttgtccatcgccgttgctgaatgcaatttcgggagtgactgtcggtgctgaactctgcaattattgctgctgctcaccactcccagttctgcaccctggtcactgggcatgggaggagtttcttctgctgcatattcacctttaatgggactggagtttaatactCTGAATCTGAGTCAagtaaatcagttctattttaaactctgtctctggtacttagagaatttataacacaccttgTGTACAGTGGAAAGTCAACTCGGGCTAGCTGGACactgccagtgattctgttccaggTCAGTCCTTTTAAATGCTCCCCTGTTGTTCACCTGtcactctccctgtggtgatgtGTTCCAAATAGTCactactctgtgggtgaagaggtttcccttgaattctctgcagattgaagaagtcgagctgactgcagttctgtctgagaagtTCTTCACTCCTCAAATatctgggctgaggaagaatgacattgggagTTACCCTCCTTAACCACAACTCATTTCCACATGATGGGTCATTTCCCCTGTTTCTGAAGGGTTGTTGAAAGCACCACTGccctctaaagactgaaagcagaatgggaaagcATTTGTTGGATGTTCAACGGatcagggtcagaaaccagaggcaggtCGGCACAggggcagagtttggggctctggacgaTGGTCGGGGTAAGAAAGTACGATGAGGAAAAGGGAATGAGCAGCGGGGCGtggcaacgaatgacagagtagcaacatttggaagctgattgatgGAGGAACATGTATGTTGGGAACGGTTTTTTCTATTgagggagttgttcctgcttgtttatccggTAATATTATTAATGGCcttctaggttcctccagcagtttgtgtatgtgttgcttggacttccagcagccACAGATTCTCTCCTGTTTTTGATAAGAGCAAAAGCCGGGTCATATAATATAGCAAGAAAACAGTGGAAAGTGAGAGGATTGGAAAGTAATTACATAACCAACAGGAGACAACTAAAAAAGAAAAAAcacaggagagaaaagatgaaaaattaaggtaattgagccaataatatcaagtATCAAAAGTTGTTcacatacataaagagtaaaggagaggcaagagttgatattgtaccgctggaagatgatgctggtgaGTTAGTAATAGAGTAAAGAAGTACCGGCTGaatgtaataattattttgtgtcaatattcactgtgtaagacacctGCAGtacaagacaataagacataggagcagaattaggccattcagccccatcaagcctgctctgccgttctatcatggctgatcccggttcTCACTCAACCCCGCGCACCTGCCTCCTCGGCATATCCtgcaatgccctgactgataagCAAAATATTAGCGTCTGCCTAAGatgtacccacagacttggcccccaccgccgtctgtgtcagagaattccacagattcactgctctctgactaAATAAAATCCTCCTACTCTGAAAGGTTGCTCCTCAGTTtgcaggctgtgccctctgttatgGCTACCCCCACCATGCGGAaagtcctctcctcatccacactatttaaACCTCTCCACATTCGGTAGGATTCAGTGAGattttacacccccccccccccacatttatTAAACATTGGTCAGTGCAGGAGTACAAGCCCAAGGCTGGAAAACGCTTCTCATATCTTAACCCCTTTATTACCGGAATCGTCTTCTTGAAcaccctctggactctctccaatgacaacacaccttTTCTGAGATATGCATCCCAAATACACTAAGTGCGGCCTAAGTAGTGTCTTATAAAAtattagcattatctccttgcttacagattctacttcactttaaataaatgccagcattgcatttgccttctttaccacagactcaacctgtaaattaaccttctgggagtcttgcccaaGGATTCATATTTCCTTCTGTGCTTCtgttgtttgaaccttctcccccatcagataatagttcactattgttccttttgccaaaatgctTTATCGGACATTTTCCagtattgtattccatttgccacgttTTTGCCCGTTCTTGAAATTTGTctgtgtcctgctgcaattgcattgcttcctcagcactacc
Proteins encoded in this region:
- the LOC132388023 gene encoding zinc finger protein 239-like, with the translated sequence RVHTGEKPFICSNCGKGFTQSATLQRHQSVHTGERPFTCTNCGKRFTQSSNLLAHRSVHTGERPFTCAYCGKGFTRSSNLLAHRSVHTGEWPFTCSECGKGFTQSSKLLTHQSVHTGERPFTCGECGKGFTQLSHLLRHQRVHTG